In Streptomyces sp. NBC_00483, a single window of DNA contains:
- a CDS encoding urease subunit beta translates to MIPGEILFADEPVAYNEGRDVIRMTVLNAADRPIQVGSHYHFYEANPGLDFDRAAARGKRLNIAAGTAVRFEPGIPVDVELVALAGNRIVTGLRGETGGALDA, encoded by the coding sequence ATGATTCCCGGAGAAATACTCTTCGCCGACGAACCGGTCGCATACAACGAGGGCCGCGACGTCATACGTATGACGGTGCTCAATGCCGCCGACCGCCCCATCCAAGTGGGTTCCCACTACCACTTCTACGAGGCCAACCCCGGCCTCGACTTCGACCGCGCCGCCGCCCGCGGCAAGCGGCTGAACATCGCCGCGGGCACCGCCGTTCGCTTCGAGCCCGGCATCCCCGTAGACGTCGAACTCGTAGCCCTCGCAGGCAATCGCATCGTCACCGGCCTGCGCGGCGAGACCGGAGGTGCCCTCGATGCCTGA
- a CDS encoding urease subunit gamma has protein sequence MQLTPHEQERLLIHVASDVAEKRRARGLKLNHPEAIALITSHILEGARDGRTVAELMASGRKLLTRDDVMDGIPEMIHDVQVEATFPDGTKLVTVHEPIV, from the coding sequence GTGCAACTGACCCCGCACGAGCAGGAGAGACTGCTCATCCATGTGGCTTCTGACGTCGCCGAGAAGCGTCGGGCCCGGGGTCTCAAGCTCAATCATCCCGAGGCGATCGCGCTGATCACTTCGCACATTCTCGAAGGCGCCCGGGACGGGCGCACGGTCGCCGAACTCATGGCATCCGGCCGCAAGTTGCTCACCCGCGACGACGTCATGGACGGCATCCCCGAGATGATCCACGACGTGCAGGTCGAGGCGACGTTCCCGGACGGCACCAAGCTCGTGACCGTTCACGAGCCGATCGTCTGA
- a CDS encoding type II toxin-antitoxin system Phd/YefM family antitoxin, with amino-acid sequence MAYEIPVTQARAELADLINRVVYGSERVVVTRHGKPLVALVSAADLERLEAMSESAGDVVDEPVITSVSRIGTLTSAPGEQQRFGIAAEHRGPEMR; translated from the coding sequence ATGGCCTACGAGATTCCGGTGACGCAAGCCAGGGCTGAGCTCGCCGACCTGATCAACCGCGTCGTGTACGGAAGTGAGCGCGTGGTCGTCACCCGGCACGGCAAGCCGCTCGTCGCCCTGGTCTCGGCCGCGGACCTGGAGCGACTCGAGGCGATGAGCGAGTCCGCCGGAGATGTCGTGGATGAACCGGTGATCACGTCCGTGTCACGAATTGGCACCCTGACGTCCGCTCCCGGCGAACAGCAAAGGTTTGGTATTGCCGCGGAACATCGCGGCCCCGAGATGAGGTAG
- a CDS encoding ATP-dependent Clp protease proteolytic subunit — translation MTRPSGRYVLPEFTERTSSGSRTLDPYSKLLEERIVFLGTPIDDISTNDVMAQFMYLEYLAPDQDISLYINSPGGSFSAMTALYDTMQYVSCDVATTCLGQCSSVAAVILAAGAPGKRMMLPGARVVIDQPSLPEPAQGQPSDLEIYASELVRMRDQLERFLALHSGRSKEQVGADIERDTVLTAHQALEYGLVDHIVENRTATLRSPDAR, via the coding sequence ATGACCCGTCCGTCCGGCCGCTACGTCCTGCCCGAGTTCACCGAGCGCACCAGTTCGGGGAGCCGCACCCTCGACCCGTATTCGAAGCTCCTGGAAGAGCGCATCGTCTTCCTCGGGACACCGATCGACGACATCTCGACGAACGATGTGATGGCGCAGTTCATGTACCTCGAGTACCTGGCGCCCGACCAGGACATCTCCCTGTACATCAACTCTCCCGGCGGCTCGTTCAGCGCGATGACCGCGCTCTACGACACGATGCAGTACGTCAGCTGCGACGTGGCGACGACCTGTCTGGGGCAGTGCTCGTCCGTGGCCGCGGTCATCCTCGCGGCAGGGGCGCCGGGGAAGCGGATGATGCTGCCCGGCGCGCGCGTGGTGATCGACCAGCCCTCACTGCCCGAGCCGGCCCAGGGACAGCCGAGCGACCTGGAGATCTACGCGAGCGAACTGGTGCGCATGCGCGACCAGTTGGAGAGGTTCCTCGCCCTGCACAGCGGCCGCTCCAAGGAACAGGTCGGCGCCGACATCGAGCGCGACACCGTGCTGACGGCGCACCAGGCCCTCGAGTACGGCCTGGTGGACCACATCGTGGAGAACCGGACCGCCACCCTGCGCTCCCCCGACGCGAGGTGA